The Phyllostomus discolor isolate MPI-MPIP mPhyDis1 chromosome 4, mPhyDis1.pri.v3, whole genome shotgun sequence genome window below encodes:
- the AARS2 gene encoding alanine--tRNA ligase, mitochondrial isoform X1 — protein sequence MAHNRLSMNICLMPNELRAYNVPGRSHSRKGSLHNHFQMAAQAAWSPPTTRSRYRKRPASFPCYHLSPAVPFDPANSLPQVKMAASVAAAVGGLRRAIRRSPSWLGPSRRPLSSKPPPTQATAVRDAFLSFFRDRHGHRLVPSASVRPRGDPSLLFVNAGMNQFKPIFLGTVDPRSEMAGFRRVANSQKCVRAGGRHSDLEDVGRDLSHHTFFEMLGNWAFGGEYFKVEACSMAWELLTQVYQIPEDRLWVSYFGGDPKAGLDPDLESRDIWLSLGVPASHVLSFGPQENFWEMGDTGPCGPCTEIHYDLAGGVGAPQLVELWNLVFMQYNREADGSLQPLPQRHVDTGMGLERLVAVLQGRRSTYDTDLFSPLLNAIHQGCGAPPYLGRVGAADEGRTDMAYRVVADHIRTLSICIADGVSTGMSGAPLVLRRILRRAVRFSTEVLRAPPGFLGSLVPVVVETLGDTYPELQKNSAQIANLVSEDEAAFLASLQRGRRIIDRTLRRLGPSEVFPAEVAWSLSMSGDLGLPLDLVELMLEEKGVQLDSAGLARLAQEEAQHRAQQAEAVEEQRLRLDIHALGELQRRGVPPTDDSPKYNYRLLPSGGYEFGPCEAQVLQLYTEDGRAVASVGEGQRCGLLLDRTNFYAEQGGQASDRGYLVRLEQQDVLFPVARAQVCGGFILHEAVAPECLKVGDQVQLHVDKAWRLGCMEKHTATHLLNWALRRSLGPGTEQRGSHLSPERLRFDVATQAPLTPEQLQAVESAVQEAVRQDEAVYMEEVALAHTAHVPGLRCLDEVYPDPVRVVSVGVPVARALDPASQAALQTSVELCCGTHLLRTGAVGDLVIIGERQLAKGTTRLLAITGEQAQQAREVGQGLAQEVEAATERLSRGSRDVVEAQRLSKDMGRLTDAVDTAVMPQWQRRKLQAALKVLQRRANTAVRKLEMRQAAQKTQELLQRHSEGPLIVDTVSTESLSVLVKVVRQLCEQVPSTSVLLLSPQPLGHVLCACQVAQSPTPAFTAEAWALAVCSHMGGKAWGSRVVAQGTGSTADLEAALSTARAYALNQL from the exons ATGGCACATAACAGGCtctcaatgaatatttgcttAATGCCGAATGAATTAAGGGCCTACAATGTGCCAGGCCGTTCACACTCCCGCAAAGGTTCCCTTCACAATCATTTCCAAATGGCGGCACAGGCCGCCTGGAGTCCTCCCACCACGAGGAGCCGCTATAGGAAACgcccagcttccttcccatgttaccatttatcccccgCGGTGCCCTTTGACCCCGCAAATTCTCTGCCCCAAGTTAAGATGGCGGCGTCGGTGGCAGCTGCAGTCGGTGGACTGCGGCGGGCCATTCGAAGGTCGCCCTCATGGCTGGGCCCCAGCCGACGGCCGCTCTCATCCAAGCCCCCTCCAACCCAAGCAACGGCCGTACGTGACGCTTTCCTGAGCTTCTTTCGGGACCGCCATGGCCACCGACTGGTACCATCGGCTTCCGTGCGACCCCGCGGCGATCCCAGTTTACTTTTCGTCAATGCTGGAATGAACCAG TTCAAGCCTATCTTCCTGGGCACTGTGGATCCACGAAGTGAGATGGCAGGCTTCCGACGTGTGGCCAACAGCCAGAAATGTGTGAGGGCTGGAGGACGCCACAGTGACCTAGAGGATGTGGGCCGAGACCTTTCTCATCATACCTTCTTTGAGATGCTTGGCAATTGGGCATTTGGGGGTGAATATTTTAAG GTGGAGGCTTGCAGCATGGCCTGGGAGCTGCTGACTCAGGTCTATCAGATCCCTGAGGACAGGCTATGGGTCTCCTACTTTGGTGGTGACCCCAAGGCAGGGCTGGACCCAGACCTAGAGAGCAGGGACATCTGGCTCAGCTTAGG GGTGCCTGCCAGCCATGTGCTTTCCTTCGGACCACAAGAGAACTTCTGGGAGATGGGGGATACTGGCCCTTGTGGGCCCTGTACAGAGATCCACTATGATCTGGCTGGTGGGGTAGGAGCCCCCCAGCTGGTGGAGCTTTGGAATCTGGTCTTCATGCAGTACAACAG AGAGGCGGATGGAAGTCTGCAACCCCTGCCCCAGCGGCACGTGGACACGGGAATGGGCCTGGAAAGGCTGGTAGCTGTGCTGCAAGGCAGACGCTCCACCTacgacactgacctcttttccccgcTGCTCAACGCTATACACCAG GGCTGCGGGGCACCCCCTTACTTGGGCCGGGTAGGGGCAGCCGACGAGGGCCGCACAGACATGGCATACCGCGTAGTGGCTGATCACATTCGCACACTTAGCATCTGCATTGCTGATGGTGTCTCCACTGGAATGTCAGGCGCCCC GCTGGTTCTTCGTCGCATCCTCCGTCGAGCAGTGCGGTTCTCTACAGAGGTGTTGCGGGCACCTCCTGGCTTCCTGGGCAGCCTTGTACCTGTAGTGGTGGAGACACTG ggagaCACTTATCCGGAACTACAGAAGAACTCAGCCCAG ATAGCCAACCTGGTGTCGGAGGATGAGGCAGCCTTCCTGGCCTCCCTGCAGCGGGGTCGTCGGATCATCGACCGGACCCTGAGGCGTCTGGGACCTTCTGAAGTCTTCCCTG CCGAAGTGGCCTGGTCCTTGTCAATGTCTGGGGACCTGGGGCTCCCCCTGGACCTGGTAGAGCTGATGCTGGAGGAGAAGGGGGTGCAGCTGGACTCGGCTGGGCTGGCACGGCTGGCACAGGAGGAAGCCCAG CACCGGGCCCAGCAGGCTGAGGCAGTTGAGGAGCAGAGACTGAGGCTTGACATCCATGCATTGGGGGAGCTGCAGCGCCGAGGTGTGCCTCCAACCGATGACAGCCCCAAGTACAACTACCGCCTTCTCCCCAGCGGGGGTTACG AGTTTGGCCCCTGCGAGGCCCAGGTGCTCCAGCTGTACACAGAGGATGGGAGAGCTGTGGCCTCCGTTGGGGAAGGCCAGCGCTGTGGCCTCCTCTTAGACAGGACCAATTTCTACGCTGAACAAGGGGGTCAGGCTTCAGACCGAGGTTACCTGGTACGGCTGGAGCAGCAG GATGTGCTGTTCCCCGTGGCCCGGGCCCAGGTCTGTGGAGGCTTCATCCTCCATGAGGCTGTGGCCCCTGAGTGCTTGAAGGTGGGGGACCAGGTGCAGTTGCACGTGGATAAG GCCTGGCGTCTGGGCTGCATGGAGAAGCACACGGCCACTCACCTGCTAAACTGGGCACTGCGGCGATCTCTGGGCCCTGGCACAGAGCAGCGAGGCTCCCATCTGAGTCCCGAGCGGCTGCGCTTTGACGTGGCCACCCAG gcCCCACTGACCCCAGAGCAGCTCCAGGCAGTGGAGAGTGCTGTGCAGGAGGCTGTGAGGCAGGATGAGGCCGTGTACATGGAGGAGGTAGCCCTGGCACACACCGCACATGTCCCTGGCCTGCGCTGTCTGGATGAG GTCTACCCAGACCCCGTGCGGGTGGTGTCAGTGGGGGTGCCTGTGGCCCGTGCACTGGACCCAGCCTCTCAAGCTGCACTGCAGACCTCAGTGGAACTGTGCTGTGGGAC GCACCTGCTGCGCACGGGGGCTGTAGGGGACCTGGTCATCATCGGGGAGCGCCAGCTCGCCAAGGGCACCACCCGTCTGCTGGCCATCACTGGGGAGCAGGCCCAGCAG GCACGAGAAgtgggccagggcctggcccaggaggTGGAAGCAGCCACAGAGCGGCTGAGTCGGGGCAGCCGGGATGTGGTGGAGGCTCAGCGGCTGTCCAAGGACATGGGACGACTCACTGAT GCTGTGGACACTGCTGTGATGCCCCAGTGGCAGCGGCGGAAGCTGCAGGCTGCACTGAAGGTGCTGCAACGGCGTGCCAACACTGCTGTCCGGAAGCTGGAAATGAGGCAG GCTGCACAGAAAACGCAGGAGCTGCTGCAGCGGCACTCAGAGGGGCCCCTGATTGTGGACACAGTTTCCACTGAGTCCCTCTCA GTGCTGGTGAAGGTGGTCCGGCAGCTGTGTGAGCAAGTGCCCAGCACATCCGTGCTACTACTCAGCCCTCAGCCCCTGGGGCATGTGCTGTGTGCCTGTCAGGTGGCCCAG AGTCCCACACCAGCTTTCACAGCAGAGGCCTGGGCGCTGGCCGTGTGCAGCCACATGGGGGGCAAGGCCTGGGGCTCTCGAGTGGTTGCCCAGGGCACCGGAAGCACTGCTGACCTGGAAGCTGCCCTCAGTACAGCCCGAGCCTACGCCCTCAATCAGCTCTGA
- the AARS2 gene encoding alanine--tRNA ligase, mitochondrial isoform X2 yields the protein MAHNRLSMNICLMPNELRAYNVPGRSHSRKGSLHNHFQMAAQAAWSPPTTRSRYRKRPASFPCYHLSPAVPFDPANSLPQVKMAASVAAAVGGLRRAIRRSPSWLGPSRRPLSSKPPPTQATAVRDAFLSFFRDRHGHRLVPSASVRPRGDPSLLFVNAGMNQFKPIFLGTVDPRSEMAGFRRVANSQKCVRAGGRHSDLEDVGRDLSHHTFFEMLGNWAFGGEYFKVEACSMAWELLTQVYQIPEDRLWVSYFGGDPKAGLDPDLESRDIWLSLGVPASHVLSFGPQENFWEMGDTGPCGPCTEIHYDLAGGVGAPQLVELWNLVFMQYNREADGSLQPLPQRHVDTGMGLERLVAVLQGRRSTYDTDLFSPLLNAIHQGCGAPPYLGRVGAADEGRTDMAYRVVADHIRTLSICIADGVSTGMSGAPLVLRRILRRAVRFSTEVLRAPPGFLGSLVPVVVETLGDTYPELQKNSAQIANLVSEDEAAFLASLQRGRRIIDRTLRRLGPSEVFPAEVAWSLSMSGDLGLPLDLVELMLEEKGVQLDSAGLARLAQEEAQHRAQQAEAVEEQRLRLDIHALGELQRRGVPPTDDSPKYNYRLLPSGGYEFGPCEAQVLQLYTEDGRAVASVGEGQRCGLLLDRTNFYAEQGGQASDRGYLVRLEQQDVLFPVARAQVCGGFILHEAVAPECLKVGDQVQLHVDKAWRLGCMEKHTATHLLNWALRRSLGPGTEQRGSHLSPERLRFDVATQAPLTPEQLQAVESAVQEAVRQDEAVYMEEVALAHTAHVPGLRCLDEVYPDPVRVVSVGVPVARALDPASQAALQTSVELCCGTHLLRTGAVGDLVIIGERQLAKGTTRLLAITGEQAQQAREVGQGLAQEVEAATERLSRGSRDVVEAQRLSKDMGRLTDAVDTAVMPQWQRRKLQAALKVLQRRANTAVRKLEMRLHRKRRSCCSGTQRGP from the exons ATGGCACATAACAGGCtctcaatgaatatttgcttAATGCCGAATGAATTAAGGGCCTACAATGTGCCAGGCCGTTCACACTCCCGCAAAGGTTCCCTTCACAATCATTTCCAAATGGCGGCACAGGCCGCCTGGAGTCCTCCCACCACGAGGAGCCGCTATAGGAAACgcccagcttccttcccatgttaccatttatcccccgCGGTGCCCTTTGACCCCGCAAATTCTCTGCCCCAAGTTAAGATGGCGGCGTCGGTGGCAGCTGCAGTCGGTGGACTGCGGCGGGCCATTCGAAGGTCGCCCTCATGGCTGGGCCCCAGCCGACGGCCGCTCTCATCCAAGCCCCCTCCAACCCAAGCAACGGCCGTACGTGACGCTTTCCTGAGCTTCTTTCGGGACCGCCATGGCCACCGACTGGTACCATCGGCTTCCGTGCGACCCCGCGGCGATCCCAGTTTACTTTTCGTCAATGCTGGAATGAACCAG TTCAAGCCTATCTTCCTGGGCACTGTGGATCCACGAAGTGAGATGGCAGGCTTCCGACGTGTGGCCAACAGCCAGAAATGTGTGAGGGCTGGAGGACGCCACAGTGACCTAGAGGATGTGGGCCGAGACCTTTCTCATCATACCTTCTTTGAGATGCTTGGCAATTGGGCATTTGGGGGTGAATATTTTAAG GTGGAGGCTTGCAGCATGGCCTGGGAGCTGCTGACTCAGGTCTATCAGATCCCTGAGGACAGGCTATGGGTCTCCTACTTTGGTGGTGACCCCAAGGCAGGGCTGGACCCAGACCTAGAGAGCAGGGACATCTGGCTCAGCTTAGG GGTGCCTGCCAGCCATGTGCTTTCCTTCGGACCACAAGAGAACTTCTGGGAGATGGGGGATACTGGCCCTTGTGGGCCCTGTACAGAGATCCACTATGATCTGGCTGGTGGGGTAGGAGCCCCCCAGCTGGTGGAGCTTTGGAATCTGGTCTTCATGCAGTACAACAG AGAGGCGGATGGAAGTCTGCAACCCCTGCCCCAGCGGCACGTGGACACGGGAATGGGCCTGGAAAGGCTGGTAGCTGTGCTGCAAGGCAGACGCTCCACCTacgacactgacctcttttccccgcTGCTCAACGCTATACACCAG GGCTGCGGGGCACCCCCTTACTTGGGCCGGGTAGGGGCAGCCGACGAGGGCCGCACAGACATGGCATACCGCGTAGTGGCTGATCACATTCGCACACTTAGCATCTGCATTGCTGATGGTGTCTCCACTGGAATGTCAGGCGCCCC GCTGGTTCTTCGTCGCATCCTCCGTCGAGCAGTGCGGTTCTCTACAGAGGTGTTGCGGGCACCTCCTGGCTTCCTGGGCAGCCTTGTACCTGTAGTGGTGGAGACACTG ggagaCACTTATCCGGAACTACAGAAGAACTCAGCCCAG ATAGCCAACCTGGTGTCGGAGGATGAGGCAGCCTTCCTGGCCTCCCTGCAGCGGGGTCGTCGGATCATCGACCGGACCCTGAGGCGTCTGGGACCTTCTGAAGTCTTCCCTG CCGAAGTGGCCTGGTCCTTGTCAATGTCTGGGGACCTGGGGCTCCCCCTGGACCTGGTAGAGCTGATGCTGGAGGAGAAGGGGGTGCAGCTGGACTCGGCTGGGCTGGCACGGCTGGCACAGGAGGAAGCCCAG CACCGGGCCCAGCAGGCTGAGGCAGTTGAGGAGCAGAGACTGAGGCTTGACATCCATGCATTGGGGGAGCTGCAGCGCCGAGGTGTGCCTCCAACCGATGACAGCCCCAAGTACAACTACCGCCTTCTCCCCAGCGGGGGTTACG AGTTTGGCCCCTGCGAGGCCCAGGTGCTCCAGCTGTACACAGAGGATGGGAGAGCTGTGGCCTCCGTTGGGGAAGGCCAGCGCTGTGGCCTCCTCTTAGACAGGACCAATTTCTACGCTGAACAAGGGGGTCAGGCTTCAGACCGAGGTTACCTGGTACGGCTGGAGCAGCAG GATGTGCTGTTCCCCGTGGCCCGGGCCCAGGTCTGTGGAGGCTTCATCCTCCATGAGGCTGTGGCCCCTGAGTGCTTGAAGGTGGGGGACCAGGTGCAGTTGCACGTGGATAAG GCCTGGCGTCTGGGCTGCATGGAGAAGCACACGGCCACTCACCTGCTAAACTGGGCACTGCGGCGATCTCTGGGCCCTGGCACAGAGCAGCGAGGCTCCCATCTGAGTCCCGAGCGGCTGCGCTTTGACGTGGCCACCCAG gcCCCACTGACCCCAGAGCAGCTCCAGGCAGTGGAGAGTGCTGTGCAGGAGGCTGTGAGGCAGGATGAGGCCGTGTACATGGAGGAGGTAGCCCTGGCACACACCGCACATGTCCCTGGCCTGCGCTGTCTGGATGAG GTCTACCCAGACCCCGTGCGGGTGGTGTCAGTGGGGGTGCCTGTGGCCCGTGCACTGGACCCAGCCTCTCAAGCTGCACTGCAGACCTCAGTGGAACTGTGCTGTGGGAC GCACCTGCTGCGCACGGGGGCTGTAGGGGACCTGGTCATCATCGGGGAGCGCCAGCTCGCCAAGGGCACCACCCGTCTGCTGGCCATCACTGGGGAGCAGGCCCAGCAG GCACGAGAAgtgggccagggcctggcccaggaggTGGAAGCAGCCACAGAGCGGCTGAGTCGGGGCAGCCGGGATGTGGTGGAGGCTCAGCGGCTGTCCAAGGACATGGGACGACTCACTGAT GCTGTGGACACTGCTGTGATGCCCCAGTGGCAGCGGCGGAAGCTGCAGGCTGCACTGAAGGTGCTGCAACGGCGTGCCAACACTGCTGTCCGGAAGCTGGAAATGAG GCTGCACAGAAAACGCAGGAGCTGCTGCAGCGGCACTCAGAGGGGCCCCTGA